From a region of the Homalodisca vitripennis isolate AUS2020 unplaced genomic scaffold, UT_GWSS_2.1 ScUCBcl_4883;HRSCAF=11315, whole genome shotgun sequence genome:
- the LOC124373126 gene encoding COMM domain-containing protein 4-like has translation MTHINTLAYMSMTVLPPLLFAVTDEDEVKATVSALTYILTSAAKYGVSEAILCNELQQIGFPREHGQALCRVYSDQVTALTGHLRKVSLRTARLVDVKTKARGTHCDLTLTYWSAETGTRIHQEHHSV, from the exons atgacaCATATAAACACATTAGCCTATATGTCAATGACTGTATTGCCCCCATTGTTATTCGCTGTTACAGATGAAGACGAGGTGAAGGCGACTGTGTCTGCTCTAACGTACATCCTAACCAGTGCTGCCAAGTACGGAGTGTCTGAAGCCATCCTGTGCAATGAGCTTCAGCAGATCGGCTTCCCTCGGGAACACGGGCAGGCATTGTGTCGCGTTTATAGTGATCAG GTGACCGCACTAACAGGACATCTGCGGAAGGTGAGTTTGCGCACAGCTCGTTTGGTGGATGTGAAGACAAAGGCACGCGGGACACATTGTGATCTCACTCTCACATATTGGAGCGCTGAGACAGGGACAAGAATACACCAAGAGCATCACAGTGTCTAA